The sequence AGATTTGATCAGACATTCAGCCAATTTCCTTCTTTGACGTCGCCCTTCGGTCGAGTAGATTTTTATGTAAGGCAATAGGAAGGGAAAATGCTAGTTTCGATATAGAGATTAAATCTCGATATTTTGTCAATTCTTTATGTATCTGGCTACGTTTTCTAAGGTGACTAGATTGTTTCATTGGCAATCTTTGAAATTTCGGGTAAAAAAAGTTGCTGAATCGCACTCCCAGGGATGGGCAAATTTCTACCCCAAAAAAGCACAAAAATACCCCAAAAAACATCCCGAATTGCATTCAAATCTGACGAACGTTGCCATAATCTGATACCAAAAACCCCGCCTTTCAACGGGGGGATAAAATTCTTCGGGGTGAAAAAAACCTCAAGCCGCACGGCCAATTCACTTGACCGGATCAGGATTTCGGTTATATTCCGAGTATGATAAACGCCTTCTCAGTTGACCTGGAGGAATGGTTCTGTGGACACATCCTGAACAAAGCCGTTAAGAAGAACGAGTGGAACAACCAGGAACTCCGGGTCGTTGAAGATACGAGGCGTATGCTGAAGCTTTTTTCCAGACATGATACGGAAGCGACCTTCTTTGTGTTGGGCTGGATCGCAGAGCGCTCGCCCGAGCTGATCAAGGAGATAGCCGATCACGGTCATGAGATAGCCACCCACGGATATTCACATACCTCGCTTACCGAGATGACACCTCGATCCTTCGAGCAGGATCTAAAGAAGGCCATTGACGTCACAAGAAGATGCGTAAAACAGGAGATATTGGGGTTTCGTGCGCCCTCTTTTACCATCACGAGCGCGACCTTGTGGGCGTTACAGATACTTAAAGACAACGGCATCCGATACGACTCCTCCATCTTCCCCTTAAGCCTTCATCCTGATTACGGCATCGGCAATGCGCCGCTGGCAATCCACAAGCTGGATAACTCATTAATAGAGGTCCCCTTAAGCTGCGTGGAGATCCTGGGCAAAAGGATACCTTGCGGAGGGGGTTATTTCAGGCTCTATCCCTACGGCCTGACAAAGGCGATTCTTAAGCGATGCAACCGCCAGGGGCGTCCTGCTGTCTTCTACCTGCACCCGTGGGAGCTTGACCCAGCCCAACCAAGGGTCAAGCTGGGGCCAATCAATACGCTCAGGCTAACCCTAAAGCTTTCAGAACCGATCCAAAAGCGAACCTTTCTTGATGTCGGCTGCGGGGCAGGTCGCTACTCGTTGGAGCTCGCCCGAAGAGGAGCTATAAGTGTAGTAGGTATAGATGTTTCAGGGAGGATGATCGAGGTTTCAAAAAAGCGCGCTCAAAAAGAGGCTCTGGAAGAGAAAGCCCGGTTTATCCAGACAGACATAATGGAATACGGTCCGGACGAGGCCTTTGACATCTGTATCGGGATGGGTCTACTGGATTATATTAAGGATCCCTTGCCGACGCTGATTAAAATAAGTGAGTTGACCAGGGAGAAAGCCTTTCTTAGCTTCCCTGTACTTTGGAGTTGGAGGACGTTACCCCGCAAGATCAGGCTGGGATTAAATCGATGCCCTGTTTACTTCTACACAAGGCGCAGAATCCACGAGCTACTTTCGAAGGCAGGGTTCAAAAAGGTTGAGATCAAGCAGATGGGCCCCATGTACTTTGTGATCGCAGTCCCGGATAACCCCTGATCTGATTAAAGATAATCCGACAGAAAATTCTGGCTGGAAGCTTGGGTTTAGAAATACCTTGTCCATGGTCAATACATCGTTACCAGGTAGGAGGGGGTTGAGGTCATCGAGGAGGGCCACTGGGAAGAGAGAGAAGTTATCATCGAGGTGATTGTAACCAAGAGATTGAAGTTTGGTTTATGCCCCTCAAGGGTACAAGGGGCGACAGCCCACCCATACCTTTACCGAAGTGTGGCCTTTTGATGTTATAGACATACTGCCATGCCTGAGCTGATCGTAACAGATCGTCAGTATCCTTCCAGCTGAGTATACAGGGCAGATAGAACTCCTGATCATCGGTAAGATGACTTCTTTCTACACGACCGTTATACCCCTTACGTCCCAAAGGTATTCTTGCCAGCACAGCGTTCCAGGGACTGTAGAGAGTCTCTTGGAGTCTCTCCAGCGTCCTTGGGCTCTTTCCACCAAATACCCTATGGGGCAACTTCTTGCCCCAAGGGGCACGCTGCTCCTCGCCTGAGTCCGTCTTTAACCCTCCTTTTGCCCCTTCGGGACAAAAGATCGGGGTCCCCGCACGAACTTCAGTTCGTGTGGGGTGAAAGAACGGCTCCTTTACTTCCCATGCCCAGTGGGCAGGGTAGAAGCGTTTGCCCCCTCCTTTTCTCCTTTGGAGAAAAGATCGGGGTCCCCAAGCGGTTGCTTCGCAACCGCTTGGGGTGATAGGACGTTTTGAGAGGCGAGATGTGAGGACGGCGGGAACGATCCCGTAGTCCTTTCTCTCCCTCCTCCTCGTATCTGCGAATCCACTTATACCCCTACGGGGCACTTACGTACTACCTGTCTGGATGTCCCTATCTCTCTTGCCGTTGCCGAGATGCTTGCACATCGCGGGTAAGTCTCTATAATCATACGTCTTGCCTGGATGGGGTTCATTTTGTGTAACCTCTGGTAAGATACTTGCATAAGCGGTGGATCTCCTTTCTTAGTTCTCTTTTTGTAAGTCTAAAGGAGATCCCCGCCTTTTCTAATATTCTCCCCACCCTCTTACCAACCTGGTAACCATCTCTTGGCGCACGCACCACACCCCCTTGACAAGTCTTAGCAATAAACTATACTTAACAAGCTAAAGGAGGCTATGCATGGAGAGTCGAAGCAAACCAAAACCCGAGAGGGGATCTGAGCATTACCCAAGCCCTGAGCGGATGCGTGAGATTGAGGAAGTATTCCGCAAGATGGAGCTTGATACGGAGGAGAAACGGAGGGAGATGTCATCAAAGGGGTATGTGTGCGAACCTGAAGAGCCTTCTAAGAAATGCTGGGTAACCAGCTTGTCAGATTCATCTAACCTGGATGTCTTCAAAAGACAATAATGCCAAATTGGAAAGATCTCCTTGAGGAAATAAAGACTTACCCCCCGCCCACAAGTCCTTTCGACGCTGTTAGACGGAAATATCTTAAACAATTACATAAAACTTCAGGGCGCAATATAATCCGTGCACCACGCCTGTGTCCTTACTCTAAGTGAAACACCAGCTTATAAGATTATCGAAAACCACGAAGGGGTCGCTTACATTAAAAACGTAGGTCTAGGTAAACCTACATAATCCTGATATTCTAAAGCTCGCGTTTGAGAGCGGGCTTTTTCTTTTGTAGAATCTAGAACGTAAACCGCACGCCGATTGAGAAGGGGGTAGCCTCGATGATTGAGGATTGGCTGGGATTTTCATCCCCCTGTGGCTTTCCCCACCAGTTCTGCCAGGAGTAGAAGAAGAGCGCGGTGCCTGCACCGAGGACGGCGCCGGCTGCAACGTCGCCCGGATAATGGCGGTTGTCGGCAACACGCGTCCAACAGACCCAGCCCGCACCAGCGGCAAGGAGAGCAGTAATCCCCGATTTCGCGGCTATCGCAAGAGGCTCGTCTGCGCGCCACTCGTCCCAGGTGAAAAGACTAAGATAGGTGGCAACATTGAACGCATGGGTCGTGTGGCCCGAGGGCCAGCTCTTGCGCGCTTCATCCAGTTCGATCCCAAGCTCAAGGCGGTCGTAATAGTCGGGCCGGGGACGTCCCACCAGGTCCTTTGTAAACTCCTTGATAAAGAACCCTGCTGCGGCCGCCTGCTCCGCTCCTTTAAGATGGCGGTAGCTGCGGTCATTAAGCCAGCCCTCCTGATTGGGCAGAAGCGCGACCAGTCCCACCGTAGCGATACTAGCCCCCCATACCCAGGGGTCAGGCACCTGTTCCTCTCGATACTCCTTGTCGCCCGGCCCGTTGATCAAAGGCTTCTCAAAGAACGGCTCAGCCTTACTGGAAATGAAACCTCCGGTAGCCATACCCAGGATCAGCCCCCAGTCAAAGGCCTCCCGCTGCCACCCCCCGTAACACCCGTAACACACCATTGGGATAATCAAGATGGGTATAAGGATTCTACTATTTGCCATCAGCGCACTCTACCGCGATTATTACGGTTGTCAAGCACAGGCTCAGCGTGCCCCAGCCTGCACCGCGGTCTGGTGTCGACTGCTCCAGCCTATGCTTTTATATTATGAACGGACTGGAGAGTCCGTTCTACACTTCAAAAAATGTAGGGGCAAGGCATGCCTTTCCCTTAATGCTCCTTTTTTCTGACGCAAAAAGATCGCAGGAGAGTTTAGCGCTCTCTTCGCTCCACCTCGTCGAGCCAGCCGAGGCGAATGTGTGAGCGTCGGTCGCGCCGGGTGTATGGCTTGATATCTAGCACAGGCGTGCCGTCGGTCATATCCACGCCCTTGATGTGAAGGATGTTTTTATCACGCTTGAGTAAGCGAACAACCGTTAATCCCAAAGGATTAGGCCGACATGGGTGGCGGGTAGCGAATACACCTCTTTTGGGGCAAGGCCGCATCAGAGGCGAAACAAGCAACTCTCGTCCTTTCGATAGGTGAAACCACCACAACACGTAGATGTGCGAGAAGCCATCGATGTCCTTGAGACCTTTCGCGTATTCTGGGAATATCTCGATGCTTCCCTTGATAAACCGGGAGCGCAAGGGATGGATGTCTGCGGGATCGGTGTATGGCGAGTGGATTACTCCGATGGGGCTAATGGGAATAGAAACTTTTTCAAAAAGACTAGCCAAGTTTGAACCTTCGCAAAAAATTTTATTTGAGAGGTATAGCTACGACCACTTTACAGTAAAAAGTATAATTATTTTTTTTCATTAAATCAGACTTAAGATATAGCCCTACCAAAACATAGCAGGTATCAGATATTGAAAGAGGGGGCAATTTCAGTTTACAGTAGGTGTCTTTTACAGGATAACGGTATAACCCGTAGTAATACTTACCATCTTTAGTAATGATACAAACTTCCATAGACCCAGTTTTATCTATACCAGCGAGATTTTTTACAGTTAGCTCTGCTCCTTCACGTTGGGAATAAAAAAGCGTACAGGATTTAGGTGCCAAAACTTCAAGTAACCAATGATCCATTTTGTTAAAACAAGTCTTACCTAGGCTGATTGGCGTATCTAATGAGGGATATGTGTAAGTTAAAGCCTCAATCATTCTTTCCTCTGCACGTGCCTCTTGTTCTTTAAGTTTCGCCATCGAATCGGCAGCAAGTTCTATATCACTTACTAAACCAATGTAGCTTTTTGGTATACTCTTTTTCATTTCATTTAGTGCTCGTCTTGTCTTATATGAAGTTGTAGTATCTAGGATTTGGTCAACCATTTTATAGAATTCCAGCATTTGTCTTTTTCCTTCTTCTTGTATTAGCCGCAAACTATCTGAAGCTGACTTAGCTTCCTCTTGGGCATCTATAAGGTTCTCTTGGACTACTTTGAGCTCCTTTTGGCTTTTTTGGCTGTCAATTCCGAAATATATGGCGACTGCTAATGAAGTTACCGTAAGTACCCACGAGAGAATGGCGGTCCAGCTGAAGATCACTTTTTTATGCATACGGAATTTTCTTCTTTTCTTCGGTTTGATTTCTTCAGAAGGTTGAACTTGTTCCAGACTATTTCCCTTTCGCATTTTGATATTATAATCCCACCTTTGTAGCCGTCAAGCAGGTTAGTACACGAGAATTCTTCAGGTTTCTATGGTGTTCTTCACGGAACCGATGACAATTATGCATGAAGCTGAGGGATTGGATAACGCTCGGTGCGGCGATCGTTCTGATCGCTGGTGCATTCATCCTGGGTATGCGCTGCCGAGGCGGAGAATCGCAAACGGTGGTGTTACGGGTCCACGATACACTGCGCATCAGCCAGATCGTTCGAGATACCGTGCTACGGTGGTATGAGAGGATAGTGTGGAAGGAGGCCGAGCCTGAGACGGTGGTTGTGTATGCCGACACCATCAGGCCGGACACCATCTGGGGTCGCTGGCCAGAGGCGATCATCTCGCTCGATTACTCAAGGGGGAAGCTCAGCTTCACGAGCCTTTTGCCTGTCCCGGATTCCCAGGGGGCCAGGGAAGGGATCATCAAGGATTACAGCTACAAGGTGGGCGAGCGGTTTGCGATTCGCACAAAGGGTGAGGGATTTCACGTGCGCACGAAAAGATCGGGGCCCAGGTTCGAGGTAGGGGTCGGCTCGGGGGTGAGGCTTCTCGGCGACACCCTGCAAGCCCGTGTCGTTCCCTTCATTTTTGCCTCCTTGGTTTACCGCGGGCTGAGCCTGGGCCCCCGCCTTGACACAAAAGGGCTGCACCTCTGTCTGAGTTATAGGTGGAGCTTTTAATGATTCTATCAGATAGGAACTGCGATCTTTTTGGTGAAGCCAAAAAGGAGCATTATTTGGGGGGTCCCCGCGAGTTCGCGTAGCGAAATCGTGGGGTGAAAATAAGTGGATATGCGGCCCGGAGACGTGGGAATTACTTGACGCAAGGAACTTAATTGTTAAAGGCCGCCTAAGATAGCCTCCTTCCGAGCCTCCACAAGCCACTAGGAGTCTAAGTTAATTCCCCCCTTGACAAATCATTCTTAAAAACATATACTCCTTTATGAATTTCTTAACTGTCATTATCTTGTGCTTGGTGCTTCCTCCCAAGCCACCAAACTTCCCTCAAACTACATCCAATGGTATGAATATTGCGAATATTCAGCTCTGGAAAACTCCCCACACTTTCACGAATACGACTGCGAGCTCCAGGATGTAGTAGATACCTTCCAGCCGCCTTACACAACCAAACTCATAGGACTTAACCACTTCTGGGGCGAGGTTGATTCCCTTTTTGGAGAGCTCAATTACTGCGCCGATACTAGTTGTACCTCACTCTCTGTTGGTGACAAAGGCGCGGTTTTCATCCGCTGGTACCCACATGAGGAAGTGGTGGTCGTAAATATGTTGCCCTTTGGGGAACAGTTCAATTATATCGCCCATGAGAAAAAGGGGATGCAGAAGATTACTATAGGAGGCAGGAAGGCCTTACGTCTACGCGGATGGTGGTGGGATACGCAGTGCGATGATATTTATCAGGCCGTAGGCTCATTCACCACCTATCTTATACCTACGGAGAAGCTTGACTTCCGGATAACCTGTTTGACCCAATTCTATGAACGCGATCCCCACTACTGGCCGGAAGGAGTAGGCTACGAGGACGCTGTACCTGAAGATTGGACCTACGAAAAGACAGGCCCCGACCGCATCCGCGAGCTTGAGCGGGCGGTGGAGCAGACCTTCAGACCAAAGGAGTAGCCGGTGCCCTTGATCGTATTGAGATAAGATTGCACCCCAATCACCCTGTAATTTACTCGTTAATTCCTAGAGTAGGCCTTGACAAGTAAGAAATTTGGACTAAAGTAATTATAGAGGACGGTTAGGTCCGAGGAGATGCCTCGCGACCTAGAGATGCGGGAGTAACAGTATAGGCAAGGAGGCGTAATGCATTGGCAAAGAGCAATTATTGCTGTAGCCTTCTTAGGGGTTGTGGTTGGAGGGTTGGTCTGTGCGGCGAAGCCGCTGCAGATCATAGCAGGTGGTGAGACCACAGAAGTTCTCAAGATTGAGAATGAGAGACTCGTACTCACCTATAAGTTCACCCGACCAGTTGACCCCAGCTCTGTTACAAACGGCGGGACGTTTATCGTTAGCACCGATCTTGTCGAGTTGGTGAACGGTAAGATTACATTTCCAGATGAACAAACCTTGAAGTTTGAGTCCCTGCAGCCGGCAAGCGAACTTCTTCCTGAAGGAGGGGGGATGCTAAAGGTTAGGGTTGTGGGTCGTTCACGGTTCCAGGAGTGGGTAGCCGAGAAGAACGGTCACCCGATAGATGGAGATCGCGACGGGACAAGCGGTGGAGACTTTATCGCCGAGTACCAGTGCAGGCTTTGAGGTAATAGCCCCTCTGGGGCATACAATAGCAGGAGGCTTTTGATAAGGTTGTCTATGGATTAGGAGGGCAGACACCTAAATGTCCTGGCTGATCAGGCTGAGGGCTGATTGGCCAGGCTCTTTTTTGAGACCCCTTGCTGTGGAGACCGGTCCACTTAAAAAGCCTCACTCTCCACCTGCCACCCTGGTAGCTAACTTTTGGCGCACTAACTTGACCACCCCTGTTGCCTCATGTAAGAATATGTATGGGCGACGCATACCCTATGAGATGTACAACATCTCAAGGGGCAGGCCCTGCGTCGCCCCTACAACTTGATTAAAGGGTTCGTAGTGGCCGACGTTCACGGCTTTGCCGCGCGCTTCGCGTCAGGTCGGCCCGATTCATTGATATTCGGGGTCCCCGCTCGGCTACGCAGTAGACGAGTGGGGTGTGGTTGACAAGCTCTATTTTTGGCCTAGGGTTATATTACTAACCAACCGAGGAGGTGGTTTGTGAAAAAAGGAATGGTCTTTCTTGCGGTTGTGGTTTGCCTGGTGGGGGCGATTCCCGCTTACGCCTCAGGCAGGGTTTGGTCGGAGGTTGCCGACAATACCGCCATCGTCCACCATGACAGTGCCTGGTTTAACTGCTGCGCGGATATGTCATTTGAGATTAAGCCCAATCCGGATACCGCAGGCATCATAGATATCTACGAGCGCGATCTGGGGACCCACCCATGCTATTGCATGTGTTACTTCGACTTCACCCATATCCTGGAAGGCCTTGAGCCTGGAACCTATCTTGCCCGCGTTTGGGAAGCCTCCTACGACGAAGAGTATACACTGGCCGGCACCACGATCTTCACAATAAAAGCCCAGCTAGGCTCGTTCAGCACTACTACCCTGATGAGCGATTGTTACGACGCCGAGGGGGCCGAGGAGCCTCCCAGTTCTCCCCATACAGGTCTGGAGCTTACCAACGCTTCCTCAAGCCCAACCCAGCAATCTGCGCAGATTCGCTACTTTCTTCCAACCCAGACCGAGGTGTTGATTCAGATCTATGACGTGACCGGGACCAGGGTGCGTACGTTGGATCTGGGCAGCCAGGAGCAAGGCGAGCACCTTGTTATCTGGGATACCCGCGAGGAATCAGGTCAGCCCATACCTCGAGGGATATACTTCGTAAGGCTCCAGGCCGCAGGCCAGGCACGCAGCCTGCCCTTGATCGTGTTGAGGTGATAACGCGCCCACACGCGAATACCCTCGCCCTCTGGGGTCCCCGCTCGGTCGTGCAGCGAACGAGTGGGGTGTGGTTGACAAGCCCCATTTTTGGCCTACATTAATATTGATAACCAACCGAGGAGGTGGTTTGTGAAAAGAAACTACCTGGTAGTGGTGGCTTTGATGCTGGTGGCCGCCGCGGTTCCGGCATACGCCCTGTCAGGCAAGGTGTGGTCAGAGGTTGCCGATAACGTCGCCTATGTCCACCACGACGACGCATGGTTCAACTGCTGCCCGGAGATGGTCTTTGAGATCCGAAAGGGTGGCTACACCATAGACATCTTCGAGCAGGATACTTTTCCACAATGCGATTGCATGTGCTATTTCAACTTCGCCCACACCTTTAAGGGGCTTGCGCCCGGAACCTACGTTGCCCGTGTGTGGGAGTCTACTTCCCCTGGTGGGGATTACTTCCTGGCCGGCAGAACCACCTTTACGATTCTCGCCCTGATCGGTCCAACAGATGTCTCGACTCAGATGAGCGATTGTCACATGGAGCCGGGGGTTACCGAGGAATCCTCACCTGCCAGAGGATTGGAGCTTGAGAATGTTTCCTCAAGCCCGGCCCATAAATCGGTAGGGATTCGCTACCATCTGCCTGCCCAAGCTGACGTTACACTAGAAATATATGATGTAATCGGCACCCGGGTGCGCGAATTGAACATTGGCAGCCAGGAGGAAGGCGAGCACCTTGTTATCTGGGATACACGCGAGGAATCAGGTCAGCCCGTTCCTCGAGGGATATACTTCGTAAGGCTAAAGGCAGCAGGCGAGTCGCGCAGTCTGAAGCTAATCGTGTTGAGGTAGGGAGAAGATCATAGTAGTAGCGCGAACCTCAGCGCACCCCCTTCGGGTGTCAGGTTCGCTTGCTGATTAAGGAACAAGCGAGGCTAAAGTAGACTGCATATAACTGCGATCTTTTTACCCCTCCGGCGCACAGGTGTCCGCAGGCAAAAAGGAGCATTCCTACACTTGACTTTTCCCTAGTCATCTTCTATAATACCTGATGCAAGCGGGGTTCCCGAAGACATACGACCCAAAAGGTATAGAGGAGCGGCTGTATAAGGCCTGGGCGCAGGAGGGTTTGTTCACGCCCAAGCCTGATGAGGAAAAGGAAAAGTTCGTCATAGTTATACCCCCGCCCAACGTTACCGGTAAGCTGACCTTAGGTCACGTTCTGGATAACGAGCTTCAGGACATCCTGGTGCGGTTTGCCTCGCTTGCGGGCAACGAGGCGCTGTGGGTTCCTGGAGAAGATCACGCGGGCATCGCCACCCAGGTGGTGGTGGAGCGCAAGCTTGCCGAGGAAGGAAAATCTAAGGAAGATTTGGGGCGCGAGGGGTTTATTAAGGAGGTGTGGCGCTGGGCCGAGGAGCACCGGGATATCATCCGGCGTCAGCTTGAACGAATGGGCTGCGCTTTGGACTTCTCGCGCGAGCGTTTTACCCTGGATGAGGGGCTTTCCCGCGCGGTGCGCAAGGCATTCGTGCATCTTTACGATAAGGGGCTCATATACCGCGGCTTGCGCATAGTGAACTGGTGCCCGCGCTGCCATACGGCTATCTCGAACGAGGAGACCTCCTACGAAGAGCGCCAGGGTTCGCTGTGGTACATCCGCTATCCGCTTGAAGACGGTTCCGGCCACGTCACCGTTGCAACCACCCGGCCTGAGACCATGCTCGGGGATACGGCCGTTGCCGTTCATCCTCGAGACGAGCGCTACAAGAAACTCATCGGTAAGAACGTCATCCTGCCTCTCATGGGCCGGCGCATACCCGTGATCGCCGAGGGGTCGGTCCAACCCGATTTCGGCACCGGTGCGGTAAAGGTTACCCCTGCTCACGACGCCGCGGACTACGAGATAGGCAAGCGCCATGATCTCGCAAAGGTGCGGGTGATCAATGAGGCAGGCGTGATGACCGAAGAGGCGGGCGCCTACGCCGGGAAAGACCGCTACGCGGCACGAAAAGAGATCGTTCGAGACCTGGCATCTCAGGGACTCCTGGAAAAGACCGAACCCTACCGGCTCTCGATCGCTACCTGCTCTCGTTGTGATACGGTTATCGAACCCATCCTGTCAGAGCAGTGGTTCTTGCAGATGAAGCCCTTGGCCGAGCCTGCAATCAAGGCGGTCCAGGACGGGGTCATAAGATTCTATCCGGAACGATGGAAGAATTTATATTTCCACTGGATGCGTTCGATCCAGGACTGGTGCATCTCGCGGCAGCTGTGGTGGGGCCACCGCATACCGGTCTACACCTGCCCAAAATGCGGACACGTCTTTGCGTCCGTGGATGAGCCTTCGGTCTGCCCCAGGTGCGCGGCTTCCGACCTTACCCAGGACCCGGACGTTTTAGATACCTGGTTTTCTTCCTGGTTATGGCCGTTCTCGGTGATGGGCTGGCCCGAAGAGACTGAAGACCTCAAGCGCTACTACCCGACCAACACCCTGGTCTCGGGCTGGGACATCATCTACTTATGGGTCGCGCGTATGATCATGGCAGGGCTTGAGTTCACTTCTAAGCCGCCGTTCGACGCCGTATTCTTCCACGTGATGATCCGGGACGAGCGCGGCAGAAAGATGAGTAAGAGCCTTGGGAACTCGCCCGATCCGTTCGATCTTATAGATAAATACGGCGCGGACGCGCTGCGCTTCGGCCTCATGCTCATCACCCCGCGCGAGCAGGATGTGTGCTACTCCGAGGAGCGAATCAAGGTGGGGCGCAACTTTGCCAACAAGCTCTGGAACTCGGCAAGACTGCTTGACTCACTGCGGAATGGAGAGGAGGCAGAGATTCCACTCGACCCTGCACCCACCGAGCGCTGGATGCTTGCAAGACTGGCAAAGGCGGCTGATGAAGCCGCAACACTTATCAAAAAACACGATCTTTACAATGCGGCTAAGTATCTTTACAACTTTTACTGGCACTCCTTCTGCGACTGGGGGCTTGAGTTTGCAAAGATCGCAAAGCGGGAGGGTCGGCCCATCTCCGCAGCGTTATACGTATTCCGCTCCTCCTTGGCCATGCTTCATCCATACATGCCGTTCATCACCGAGGAGCTCTGGGAGCGGTTCAGCCTTGCAGATCATCGGCTTTTTTCTGACCGCTGGCCCGAGGTCCCCCCGGAGTTCAGGGAAACAGATGCATCCGTAGACGCGATGGTTGATCTCGTGACCGCTGTCCGTACCATGAGGGCTGAGCTTGGAGTCGGAAAGGATACGCCGGTTCCGGTTGCGGTCGTCACGAAAGACGAGGAACTCTTTGCCTCGCTTAAGGAGAATATGATCTTTCTTGCCGGTCTTGCCAGGATCGAATCTGTGGCTCGTGTTCAGGAGAAACCGCATCCTTCGACCGGTTCGGTGTTCGGGTGGGGAGCCGTGTATCTACCGCTTGCAGAGCTTGTCTCTTCCGGCAGACTTAATCTTGAGGCCGAACGTGCCCGAATCTCCAAGGAGTTAGCCAAGCTGGAAGGTGAGGTCAAAAAGATCAACTCGCGACTGACAGATGATGGGTTTTTATCCAACGCGCCCGATGAGATCGTATCCGGGGAACGCGAACGTCTGGAGACGTTTACCGCAAAGATCGCGCGTCTGCGCGAGCTCAAGGAGGGTCTTACGTGAGATATTTAGGTTGGATTTTAGCGCTGCTCTTCGCTGCCGCCGGGGTGGCCGGCTACTTCATCTTCTACGCGCCCTTGGAGCGCGGCTACGCCGAGCAGGCCGAGGAGATAAAGATGTGGACAGATAAGGTGGCGGTTCTGCAGGGGAAGCCGATCGATACAATGCCTGCACCCGATACCGCAACCTCTGAAACCCCCTCAACCCGCGGGGCCGAATTCGACTACGGCAACCTGCTTGCAACCATCCCTTCAGACAACCTCTTTTCCTCGACCAAGCCAGGCGAACTGTCGGCCAAGGGCAAGGGCGAGCTGGATAAGCTCCTTCCCACACTTAAGACCACCCAGGGCGACGTGGTCATCATGGTCCATACCGACAACGTGCGCGTTGGCTCCTCGTTGCGCGATGTCTATCCCACCAACTGGGAGCTTACAGCGCGACGTGCGGCCGTCATAG is a genomic window of candidate division TA06 bacterium B3_TA06 containing:
- the tsaA gene encoding tRNA (N6-threonylcarbamoyladenosine(37)-N6)-methyltransferase TrmO — its product is MPISPIGVIHSPYTDPADIHPLRSRFIKGSIEIFPEYAKGLKDIDGFSHIYVLWWFHLSKGRELLVSPLMRPCPKRGVFATRHPCRPNPLGLTVVRLLKRDKNILHIKGVDMTDGTPVLDIKPYTRRDRRSHIRLGWLDEVERRER
- a CDS encoding valine--tRNA ligase translates to MQAGFPKTYDPKGIEERLYKAWAQEGLFTPKPDEEKEKFVIVIPPPNVTGKLTLGHVLDNELQDILVRFASLAGNEALWVPGEDHAGIATQVVVERKLAEEGKSKEDLGREGFIKEVWRWAEEHRDIIRRQLERMGCALDFSRERFTLDEGLSRAVRKAFVHLYDKGLIYRGLRIVNWCPRCHTAISNEETSYEERQGSLWYIRYPLEDGSGHVTVATTRPETMLGDTAVAVHPRDERYKKLIGKNVILPLMGRRIPVIAEGSVQPDFGTGAVKVTPAHDAADYEIGKRHDLAKVRVINEAGVMTEEAGAYAGKDRYAARKEIVRDLASQGLLEKTEPYRLSIATCSRCDTVIEPILSEQWFLQMKPLAEPAIKAVQDGVIRFYPERWKNLYFHWMRSIQDWCISRQLWWGHRIPVYTCPKCGHVFASVDEPSVCPRCAASDLTQDPDVLDTWFSSWLWPFSVMGWPEETEDLKRYYPTNTLVSGWDIIYLWVARMIMAGLEFTSKPPFDAVFFHVMIRDERGRKMSKSLGNSPDPFDLIDKYGADALRFGLMLITPREQDVCYSEERIKVGRNFANKLWNSARLLDSLRNGEEAEIPLDPAPTERWMLARLAKAADEAATLIKKHDLYNAAKYLYNFYWHSFCDWGLEFAKIAKREGRPISAALYVFRSSLAMLHPYMPFITEELWERFSLADHRLFSDRWPEVPPEFRETDASVDAMVDLVTAVRTMRAELGVGKDTPVPVAVVTKDEELFASLKENMIFLAGLARIESVARVQEKPHPSTGSVFGWGAVYLPLAELVSSGRLNLEAERARISKELAKLEGEVKKINSRLTDDGFLSNAPDEIVSGERERLETFTAKIARLRELKEGLT